In one Arachis duranensis cultivar V14167 chromosome 9, aradu.V14167.gnm2.J7QH, whole genome shotgun sequence genomic region, the following are encoded:
- the LOC107466975 gene encoding subtilisin-like protease SBT1.3 (The sequence of the model RefSeq protein was modified relative to this genomic sequence to represent the inferred CDS: added 126 bases not found in genome assembly), translating to MANKLTMVGYYIILITNCVLLSTVCLSSSANAKFAKKTYIIQMDKSAKPNTFSNHLEWYSSKVKSVLSKSADEIRNEEEERIIYTYETAFHGVAAKLTEEEAEKLESEEGVVAIFPETKYTLHTTRSPGFLGLEPLDSTDKIWSENVADHDVIVGVLDTGIWPESESFNDTGMKPVPSHWRGACEIGRGFRKSNCNKKIVGARIFYRGYESATGRMDEKAEYKSPRDQDGHGTHTAATVAGSPVRGANLLGYAYGTARGMAPSARIAAYKVCWTGGCFSSDILSAVDRAVADGVNVLSISLGGGVSSYDRDSLSVAAFGAMEHGVFVSCSAGNAGPDPVSLTNVSPWITTVGASTMDRDFPAEVRLGNGRTIAGSSLYKGTSVLSLKKQYPLVYLGGNSSSLDPRSLCLEGTLDPKIVKGKIVICDRGISARVQKGQVVASAGGVGMILTNTATNGEELVADCHLLPAVAIGETEGKELKRYVLTKKNGKATATLAFMNTRLGIRPSPVVAAFSSRGPNFLTLEILKPDLVAPGVNILAAWSGLIGPSSLQTDHRRVKFNILSGTSMSCPHVSGVAAFIKSKHPQWSPAAIKSALMTTAYVHDNTIKPLKDASSAVPSTPYDHGAGHINPRKALDPGLVYDISPQDYFEFLCTQKLTTPQLRVFGKYSNRTCKHYLSTAADLNYPAISVLFPEKASVSSLTVHRTVTNVGPAVSKYHVMVSPFIGASVKVEPDVLNFTTKYQKLSYKVTFTTRSRPKEPEFGGLVWKDGVHRVRSPIVITYMPPI from the exons ATGGCTAACAAGCTAACAATGGTTGGATACTACATTATTCTAATAACAAACTGTGTTCTCTTGAGCACTGTCTGCTTATCATCATCTGCAAATGCTAAATTTGCAAAGAAGACTTACATCATTCAAATGGATAAGTCAGCAAAGCCAAACACATTTTCCAACCACCTTGAATGGTATTCATCAAAAGTGAAATCAGTTCTGTCCAAATCTGCTGATGAGATACGcaacgaagaagaagagaggatcatatACACTTACGAAACAGCTTTTCATGGCGTGGCTGCAAAGTTGACCgaagaagaagcagagaagCTAGAATCAGAAGAAGGAGTAGTGGCCATATTCCCAGAAACAAAGTACACGCTTCACACAACAAGAAGCCCAGGTTTTCTGGGCCTTGAACCATTGGATAGCACCGACAAAATCTGGTCAGAGAATGTTGCTGATCATGATGTCATCGTTGGAGTGCTGGACACAGGGATTTGGCCCGAGAGTGAAAGCTTCAACGACACAGGAATGAAACCGGTTCCTTCTCAC TGGGAGCAAGAATATTCTACCGCGGGTATGAATCCGCAACAGGAAGAATGGACGAGAAAGCAGAATACAAATCACCAAGAGATCAAGATGGTCATGGAACTCACACTGCAGCAACAGTTGCAGGTTCACCGGTTCGCGGTGCTAACCTTCTGGGCTACGCTTACGGCACGGCGAGAGGGATGGCACCGTCGGCAAGAATTGCAGCGTATAAAGTTTGCTGGACCGGTGGGTGCTTCAGTTCTGATATTCTCTCAGCCGTGGATAGAGCCGTGGCTGACGGAGTAAACGTTCTATCGATCTCTTTAGGTGGCGGAGTCTCCTCTTACGACCGAGATTCTTTATCCGTTGCCGCATTTGGAGCAATGGAGCACGGAGTTTTTGTTTCTTGCTCTGCCGGAAATGCAGGCCCTGACCCTGTGAGTCTGACCAATGTTTCACCATGGATCACCAC TAGCCGGTTCTTCACTCTACAAAGGAACAAGCGTTCTCTCGTTGAAGAAGCAGTATCCTCTGGTGTACTTAGGAGGCAACTCATCATCCCTGGATCCAAGATCTTTGTGCTTGGAAGGAACCTTGGATCCTAAAATAGTGAAAGGGAAGATTGTGATCTGTGACAGGGGAATCAGTGCAAGAGTTCAGAAGGGGCAAGTAGTGGCATCAGCGGGAGGAGTTGGAATGATTCTAACAAACACGGCCACCAACGGCGAAGAGCTTGTTGCCGACTGCCACCTCCTTCCGGCGGTGGCAATCGGAGAGACAGAAGGAAAGGAGCTCAAACGTTACGTGTTAACAAAAAAGAACGGAAAAGCAACTGCAACTCTGGCTTTCATGAACACAAGATTGGGAATTAGGCCTTCCCCTGTGGTGGCTGCGTTTTCTTCAAGAGGGCCTAATTTCTTAACACTTGAGATTCTGAAACCTGATCTGGTGGCTCCCGGTGTCAACATTCTTGCCGCGTGGAGCGGCCTCATTGGTCCATCTAGCTTGCAGACGGATCACAGAAGGGTCAAGTTCAACATACTCTCCGGAACTTCAATGTCATGCCCTCATGTTAGTGGTGTTGCCGCATTCATCAAGTCTAAGCATCCTCAATGGAGTCCTGCTGCTATCAAATCTGCTCTCATGACAACCGCTTATGTTCATGACAACACAATCAAGCCATTGAAAGATGCATCAAGTGCTGTTCCTTCCACTCCTTATGATCATGGTGCTGGCCACATTAATCCAAGAAAGGCTCTTGACCCTGGCTTAGTCTATGACATTAGTCCACAGGATTACTTCGAGTTCTTGTGCACACAGAAGCTAACTACACCGCAGTTGAGAGTTTTTGGCAAATACTCTAACAGAACTTGCAAGCACTATCTTTCAACTGCTGCTGACTTGAACTATCCAGCAATATCTGTGCTATTTCCTGAGAAAGCTTCTGTTTCTTCTTTGACTGTTCATAGAACTGTTACCAATGTAGGACCTGCTGTTTCCAAGTACCATGTGATGGTGTCACCATTCATAGGTGCTTCTGTGAAAGTTGAGCCTGATGTGTTGAATTTCACCACCAAGTATCAAAAATTGTCTTATAAGGTTACGTTTACTACAAGGTCTAGGCCTAAGGAACCCGAATTTGGAGGTCTGGTTTGGAAGGATGGTGTGCACAGGGTGAGAAGCCCCATTGTCATAACATATATGCCTCCAATATGA